Within the Flavobacterium sp. N502536 genome, the region TGTATCTCTTTTTGATGTCTGCCAGGTTCTTTTCAGCTTCTATTCGGGTCTTGAAATTCCCTACAATTACTTTGTAGTTGGGCGTATTGAAGATTATGGTCCCGTCTATAGTGTTGTATTCTCTTTTGAAATCCGATAACGTTTTCTTTGCTTCTTCGCTTTTACCGCTGAAGATTTGGATTTTGTAAGTATCGTTTGTACTTATTGCTGTGTTAATTTTGCGTTTGTCGTTCAATAATTGCTCGAATTTAGGATCCTGATTTAGTGTTAAATTTTGATCCTGAGCATGAATATTATAAGCTAAAGTGAACATTGTTAGGGTGAAGAAAACTCTTTTCGAAGGGGTTAAAATTCTCATAATGTGATGGTTTTTGAGCAAAAATACTATTTAAAATTAGTATGTGAAAATTTGATATTATTTAGAATTGATATAAATTGATATTTAAGACTATTTTAAGGTTTTGAGAATAACACATAAGTCGTATTTTTGTGCAAGTTTTAAAAGAAGGTATTAGTTTTTCGTTGATTTACTACAGAAAAAATCATACCAAAAATTAGTAGATAATTATTATACTATATGAAAAAGGTGGGTAACCATAATTCGATCTCAAGAAAATTGCTGCTTAGCTTATCGCTAACGCTGCTTTTCTCCCTAACTTCATTTGCTCAAGATCCTGCTGCTCCTGCGGCGCCTGAAGCTGCTGCTCCGGCTGCAACTGCTGGTGGTGATCCGGTAAAAGGGAAAGAACTTTTTAATGCAAATTGCGCTGCATGTCACAAATTAGATGCCAAATCAACAGGTCCTGCTTTAAGAGGAGTTGCTGGAAAGCATGACATAGCCTGGATCTACAAATGGGTTCACAACAGTTCTGACATGATTAAGTCAGGTGATCCTGTAGCAGTAAAACTTTTTGAAGAAAACAACAAGTCTGTAATGACTTCTTTTCCTCAATTATCAACAGGAGATATTGATAACATTATCGCTTATACTTCTGAGGTAAAAGCTGAGCCAGCGGTTGCTGCTGGTGGAGCTGCAACTCCTCCCGGAACAAATGTAAGCGGTGGAGGTATTTCTAATAATATTATTTTAGGTGCACTTGCACTTGTAATGGCTATCTTGGTGGTTATGTTGTTCATGGTGAACAAAGTATTAACTAAAGTAGCACGTAATAATGGTATTGAAGTTGCTCCTAAAGAAGCTTCAACTCCAATCTGGAAAGCATTTGCCAGAAACCAATTTTTGGTATTAGTAACTGCAATTTTCTTGCTATTGGCAAGTGGGTATTTCGTTTACGGATATCTAATGCAGGTGGGTGTGGATCAAAACTATGAGCCAATTCAGCCAATTCACTATTCTCACAAAATTCACGCTGGTGATAACGAAATCAATTGTAAATATTGCCACTCTGCTGCACGTGTGAGTAAAACTGCTGGTATTCCATCTTTAAATGTTTGTATGAACTGTCATAAAAACATCTCTGAAGTTGCTGAAACTACTGCTACTCCTGAGTACAGCAAAGCGTTTTACGATGCTCAAATCCAAAAGTTATATGATGCTGTTGGTTGGGATAAAGCAAAACAAGCTTATACCGGAAAAACGCAGCCAGTAAAATGGGTTCGTATTCACAACTT harbors:
- a CDS encoding SPOR domain-containing protein translates to MRILTPSKRVFFTLTMFTLAYNIHAQDQNLTLNQDPKFEQLLNDKRKINTAISTNDTYKIQIFSGKSEEAKKTLSDFKREYNTIDGTIIFNTPNYKVIVGNFKTRIEAEKNLADIKKRYKSVFLLKPGK
- a CDS encoding c-type cytochrome, yielding MKKVGNHNSISRKLLLSLSLTLLFSLTSFAQDPAAPAAPEAAAPAATAGGDPVKGKELFNANCAACHKLDAKSTGPALRGVAGKHDIAWIYKWVHNSSDMIKSGDPVAVKLFEENNKSVMTSFPQLSTGDIDNIIAYTSEVKAEPAVAAGGAATPPGTNVSGGGISNNIILGALALVMAILVVMLFMVNKVLTKVARNNGIEVAPKEASTPIWKAFARNQFLVLVTAIFLLLASGYFVYGYLMQVGVDQNYEPIQPIHYSHKIHAGDNEINCKYCHSAARVSKTAGIPSLNVCMNCHKNISEVAETTATPEYSKAFYDAQIQKLYDAVGWDKAKQAYTGKTQPVKWVRIHNLPDFVYFNHSQHVTVGGIECQTCHGPVEEFEIMKQYSKLTMGWCVDCHRKTDVKMEGNAYYDKIHAELSKKYGVEKLTAAQMGGLECGKCHY